A section of the Camelus ferus isolate YT-003-E chromosome 33, BCGSAC_Cfer_1.0, whole genome shotgun sequence genome encodes:
- the B3GAT1 gene encoding galactosylgalactosylxylosylprotein 3-beta-glucuronosyltransferase 1 isoform X1 has translation MRSLEHRDELGFDPRQVCLHLHPADSKWAAHALCLWGQRLAGRSRDPPRKLNALYPQPASPAGACPTQVSGHPPLLCLAGVHPAGFLTASWTTHSSASSRVGLCRTASAMGNEELWTQPALEMPKRRDVLAIVLIVLPWTLLVTVWHQSTIAPLLAAHKDDGSDSRREVPPGTDPREYCMSDRDIVEVVRTEYVYTRPPPWSDTLPTIHVVTPTYSRPVQKAELTRMANTLLHVPNLHWLVVEDAPRRTPLTARLLRDTGLNYTHLHVETPRNYKLRGDARDPRIPRGTMQRNLALRWLRETFPRNSSQPGVVYFADDDNTYSLELFEEMRSTRRVSVWPVAFVGGLRYEAPRVNGAGKVVGWKTVFDPHRPFAIDMAGFAVNLRLILQRSQAYFKLRGVKGGYQESSLLRELVTLNDLEPKAANCTKILVWHTRTEKPVLVNEGKKGFTDPTVEI, from the exons atgagaagcCTGGAACACAGAGATGAGCTGGGGTTTGATCCCAGGCAGGTGTGTCTGCATCTGCACCCTGCTGACTCCAAGTGGGCAGCACATGCCCTGTGCCTGTGGGGACAAAGGTTAGCAGGCAGAAGCCGGGATCCACCCAGGAAACTCAATGCTCTGTatccccagccagccagccctgctggggcCTGTCCCACCCAGGTCTCTGGCCATCCTCCTCTGCTCTGTCTTGCAGGTGTCCACCCTGCAGGGTTCCTGACTGCATCCTGGACAACACACTCCTCAGCCTCCAGTCGGGTGGGGCTCTGCAGAACTGCTTCGGCAATGG GTAACGAGGAGCTGTGGACCCAGCCAGCCTTGGAGATGCCGAAGAGACGGGATGTCCTCGCCATCGTCCTCATTGTGCTGCCCTGGACGCTGCTGGTCACCGTGTGGCACCAGAGCACCATCGCGCCCTTGCTGGCCGCCCACAAGG ATGACGGCAGTGACTCCCGGCGTGAGGTCCCCCCCGGCACAGACCCCAGGGAGTACTGCATGTCCGACCGCGACATTGTGGAGGTGGTGCGCACGGAGTACGTGTACACGCGGCCCCCGCCCTGGTCTGACACGCTGCCCACCATCCACGTGGTGACGCCCACCTACAGCCGCCCAGTGCAGAAGGCGGAGCTGACGCGCATGGCCAACACGCTGCTGCACGTGCCCAACCTGCACTGGCTGGTGGTGGAGGACGCGCCCCGCCGCACTCCGCTGACTGCGCGCCTGCTGCGCGACACCGGCCTCAACTACACGCATCTGCACGTGGAGACGCCGCGCAACTACAAGCTGCGCGGAGACGCACGCGACCCGCGCATCCCGCGGGGCACCATGCAGCGCAACTTGGCCCTGCGCTGGCTGCGCGAGACCTTCCCGCGCAACTCCAGCCAGCCGGGCGTCGTGTACTTCGCAGACGACGACAACACCTACAGCCTGGAACTCTTCGAGGAG ATGCGCAGCACCAGGAGGGTGTCCGTGTGGCCCGTCGCCTTTGTCGGCGGCCTTCGGTACGAGGCCCCACGGGTCAACGGGGCAGGGAAGGTGGTCGGCTGGAAGACGGTGTTCGACCCCCACCGGCCATTTGCAATCGACATGGCAGGATTTGCAGTCAACCTGAGGCTCATCCTGCAGCGGAGCCAGGCCTACTTCAAGCTGCGTGGCGTGAAGGGAGGCTACCAGGAAAGCAGCCTCCTCCGAGAACTCGTCACGCTCAACGACCTGGAGCCCAAGGCAGCCAACTGCACCAAG ATCCTGGTATGGCACACTCGGACAGAGAAGCCGGTGCTGGTGAACGAGGGGAAAAAAGGCTTCACTGACCCCACGGTGGAGATCTGA
- the B3GAT1 gene encoding galactosylgalactosylxylosylprotein 3-beta-glucuronosyltransferase 1 isoform X2 codes for MGNEELWTQPALEMPKRRDVLAIVLIVLPWTLLVTVWHQSTIAPLLAAHKDDGSDSRREVPPGTDPREYCMSDRDIVEVVRTEYVYTRPPPWSDTLPTIHVVTPTYSRPVQKAELTRMANTLLHVPNLHWLVVEDAPRRTPLTARLLRDTGLNYTHLHVETPRNYKLRGDARDPRIPRGTMQRNLALRWLRETFPRNSSQPGVVYFADDDNTYSLELFEEMRSTRRVSVWPVAFVGGLRYEAPRVNGAGKVVGWKTVFDPHRPFAIDMAGFAVNLRLILQRSQAYFKLRGVKGGYQESSLLRELVTLNDLEPKAANCTKILVWHTRTEKPVLVNEGKKGFTDPTVEI; via the exons ATGG GTAACGAGGAGCTGTGGACCCAGCCAGCCTTGGAGATGCCGAAGAGACGGGATGTCCTCGCCATCGTCCTCATTGTGCTGCCCTGGACGCTGCTGGTCACCGTGTGGCACCAGAGCACCATCGCGCCCTTGCTGGCCGCCCACAAGG ATGACGGCAGTGACTCCCGGCGTGAGGTCCCCCCCGGCACAGACCCCAGGGAGTACTGCATGTCCGACCGCGACATTGTGGAGGTGGTGCGCACGGAGTACGTGTACACGCGGCCCCCGCCCTGGTCTGACACGCTGCCCACCATCCACGTGGTGACGCCCACCTACAGCCGCCCAGTGCAGAAGGCGGAGCTGACGCGCATGGCCAACACGCTGCTGCACGTGCCCAACCTGCACTGGCTGGTGGTGGAGGACGCGCCCCGCCGCACTCCGCTGACTGCGCGCCTGCTGCGCGACACCGGCCTCAACTACACGCATCTGCACGTGGAGACGCCGCGCAACTACAAGCTGCGCGGAGACGCACGCGACCCGCGCATCCCGCGGGGCACCATGCAGCGCAACTTGGCCCTGCGCTGGCTGCGCGAGACCTTCCCGCGCAACTCCAGCCAGCCGGGCGTCGTGTACTTCGCAGACGACGACAACACCTACAGCCTGGAACTCTTCGAGGAG ATGCGCAGCACCAGGAGGGTGTCCGTGTGGCCCGTCGCCTTTGTCGGCGGCCTTCGGTACGAGGCCCCACGGGTCAACGGGGCAGGGAAGGTGGTCGGCTGGAAGACGGTGTTCGACCCCCACCGGCCATTTGCAATCGACATGGCAGGATTTGCAGTCAACCTGAGGCTCATCCTGCAGCGGAGCCAGGCCTACTTCAAGCTGCGTGGCGTGAAGGGAGGCTACCAGGAAAGCAGCCTCCTCCGAGAACTCGTCACGCTCAACGACCTGGAGCCCAAGGCAGCCAACTGCACCAAG ATCCTGGTATGGCACACTCGGACAGAGAAGCCGGTGCTGGTGAACGAGGGGAAAAAAGGCTTCACTGACCCCACGGTGGAGATCTGA